The genome window TTTATTAGCCattaaattaaatgaattaaaatggCTTCTTGGAACTTATTATTAATATCCTCTCTTTCATGCCGGTCGAATTTAGGACATGTTATATTCTGAATTAATGTAACACAAAGCCAACAAGTTACTATAGGCTTAGCCGTTTAAACTCAAGATCTGCTGGATTTTGTATGTTACGCAAAGCCAACTCGTTATTGGGCGATCGGAAAGTAAGTAGGGTTTGGATTAAAGATATGCACCTTTGGCAGCAGAAAGAAGGTCGTCTTCTGTAACAGTGAGTCTAGGGAGTGTGCGTCCAATGCTCTTCTCCCACAAAGATGCAAGCTGGTTGATGTTCAACAGGTTGCATTGTGGTCGAAAATGAACAGATTTGTTGACTGTTCGGACGTCACCGATTGTTTTCATGGTGAACTTTCCGATGTCAGAACCAGTCACAAAGTAAGCTGCAGTGACAGTTTAGCCAAATAATTAAGCTTTGAATTTGACAAATTAAAGTCCTAATTACgtgttaatatttttaattaatcttCCTCAGAAAATGGGAAAAAGAATACTGTGTTGTCTCCTGTATTATTTGTATATTCCCTCTGTATCTCTTTTGGAATTTTCATTTCTGTTGTAGTTGTTCACATGTTCCAATCAAGGGCGGCTATGAcccaaaaaatatgaaaagaaaacaaaattatggCGGCCGGCTACATCTCTTCTTCGTAATTTCTTTTAAGATTtgtttttttatcacaaaagatctTTAAATTgactcttttatttattttggtctCTAAATTTCAATATTCAATGTTTAGCATTTAGAATCTAACTAATGcacttagttttcattttgttaaaaaaaagtagGCTCAAATTTGATCGACGATAGTCATTATTAAAAATTGATGAAAGTAAATATTCATTTATTAAATCTGTTCTCTCTTCTTATGTAAGTATGCTTACCAACCATTAGTTTTAAAGAAATCTCGAGCTTCTACATTTAGTATTGGTGCATGCATATGTACTATGCAATATATAATTAAAGCAGTCTTTAGCTAGCTTAATTACCTTTGACAGTGCCATCACCATAGATGTGGAATCGATCCAACGGCGGGAGGACATCGGCGGGGTGAATGTTGTCATGGTAAGGCCAACCAGCAATGGAGTTGCAGCATATGTAAGTGTAGGGAATTCCAGCAGCCTCAGTGGCCCTTCTGACTTTTCTCTTCTCATTGTACATAGTTAGTCCTGGCTCTACTGGATCAGCTCTGTCTATGTCATGCCCAAACTCAGATGGCAAAAATCTCTGTCCACAATTTTAGTTTCATCATGTTCATGTACTTAACGATACCATCTTGCTATGTAGAACGTAGGTATATGTGTTTGTGATATATACCAAAATTTTCTAGTTAAATCGTTATTAATTTGCAAGAAAGTactttaatctaaaaaaaagttttaatatGATTGTACGTATGGATCTaatgaaaactgaccgcacgatatacaatgaacgacCACAGGATCTCCTAGATCCCCAGGAAAAGGATCccgcgaggatccttttccatcTTGATCATGTCTATTTGCTATTTGACATGACCATTTTCACTTGTTtaaggctttttagtcaaaatggtctctgagatttgcataacacataactttggtccctgagatttaaaatcaataaaagtggtccttgagattgttcaccatccattattttggtcattccgttaaaaaactccgttaagttgaggatataacacataactttagtccctgagatttgcataacacataattgtggtccctgagatttgcataatacaTAACTTTGGTCCAtaagattgtccatcatccatcattttgatcattccgttaAAAGGTTCAGGgaccacttaacggagttttttaatggaatgaccaaaataatggatggtgaacAATCTCAGTGACAATTGCTATTgaattttaaatctcagagaccaaagttatgtgttacgaaaatctcagggaccattttggccaAAAAGCCCTTATTTAATTAGTATTTTTGTCTGGGCTTTATTATGTCATTTCAtaataggattttttttttcaattcataatattAAAGTTTAATAGCATCTTCAACATAGATGTCAAATATtatatgtcaaaattttatttgactgTGATGTGGCCAATTGAATATAGATGTTAAATCTTTTTTTCCCAATAAatgtgtcaaatatttattttattaatatattaggCTCATAGTTACGTTAACcattacaaaataattaaaattgattttagttttCATCTTATTGGTTGTCAATGGAACTCAagcattaaaattttgaattaaagGCATCTAACTTCATCTTTTTGTTTGCGGCAAAAAACACAGCTTGAAAGTAAGGAGTTAAATGACTCAGCTGTCACATCATATATGACATCGTATTTGGAGAACATGTATTTTTTAAGTCCTAATTAGCATATTTAACATCTCTTATTTGAAGATGGTCTAAGACGGTAAAGAAAAATTAACTGCACAATAATGTAGCTATTATTGGCCACCAAACAAGTATATACAGACGTTTCAACAtagcaaaaacaaaataagttATCACTCATTATTCTATTGATATACCATTAAACTATATATAATACTAACAGAGCCCACAGCTATTATTCTATTACTGATATACCATTAAACTATATATAATACCTTAACAGTGCCCACAGCTTTGATGGCTTCCAGTAAAATAAGCTGATCCAAAATTCTTGCACCACCCACGACTGATACGACAACTTCAATCTTGTGCTCCTTCAACACTTTCTCCATTGAATCTTGATCATCAATGGAGCCCTTTTGCGTGTGTATATATAACCAATTAATTTATCACAATAATCAGCTCAACACCGTTATTATTCACATGCAAGCACATATAAGTAGTACATGCAATATTATTAAATATGTTATATAGATTTTTTTTAGGTTGTGGTTAACCGCATTTGTGGACATGTTCATATGTTCTTAATACAGTAGATATAAATAATAGCGTAAACTTTCACATATATAAGGATttgtatatatagagagagaggtaCCGTTAATACTATAGCTCCtctctcttgcaagtacccgaTAGTGGTGGTGCTCTTGGAAGAGCCCACGACTGAGCCGGGGCGGACAAGGAGATAGGTTGGGTGACCTGAGTGAAGGCTGGCTTCAGCTACGAACCGGCCAATGAATCCTGTTGATCCAATGATCAGGGTCCTATGTTTCACAATATCCGAAACATTCGGAGTAGTTGTTCCACACAtgattgtttgtttgcttgccGGCCTCCCTTAACTTTAGACGTTGAAGTATTTAAGCTAGTTTCAACTGTGACTACAATTCCTTTGTTAGTGGTGTAAGGATTCACACAGGAAACACACACAGAGACAAGAGGAAGTTACCACATTGGACTtctggctttcttccatgcatGCAGATGCAGATATATAGTTGCAGATATGGATTATGGATTTCGGGGTTTGGTAGATACATgtgggtctctctctctctccctctctctctctctctcccggactggacttggattgtctgccctccaatttTGATGCCTTCCTCGTGCCTGTTtttgtgatcacggttaagccacgtcaacattttatattactatttctttttgttttattatttttataaaaaaataatataaaatattgacgtggcttaaccgtaaccacacaaaacaggagggcacgggaagggcaccgaaatgggagggcagacaatccaagtccctctctctccctctctctgtgACTTACACATGTAAGTGTGTAGGTATGCGTGTAGCGTGAAACGTGATATTTTACTCATCTTAGCTATGATTGGTAGGTGGATATGTGAAAAGTGAGCATGCTAATTTGCTACGTCATCACTTCCTTCGACTGGTAGCTAGATGCGTCAATCAGTGAATTTATTTACAAGAGTATTTCCACAACTTAGTCCAAAAAATCTTCCTCTTTTgtttcatttaagcatatatAGAAACCAGAAAagtatttgaatatatatatatatatatatatatatatatatatatatatatattatttttaggaGACAAACATTACTGTCCTTGAGTGAATATAGCTATATGCCTCACTAGAATACGATTCttggaaagtttttttttttcaaagaaaaggACGATATTtcatttgaagaagaaaaaatattacaaacatgtatatattacatgtgacagcccgtcccgaaaaatAATCTATTTTGTCTTCGATTGCATGGAATGACGATTTTGCCTTTGAGCGTTGGGTTGTGATTGGTGTTAGTGGGCTAAGGAATTGGACCAATTAATTTCTTTCCTAActatttggacccaattagaacttaggctttttttttcttttgctttgtttgGTAGCCAaatctggaccacacacacactctcacCCTCCCGTTGCTCTCTTCCCTTTCGGATTTTCCCATtttccgtacaattgtacgatCAATCTTTCTACAAGCTTTACCAGCCGCGGATCAAGGCTGTGGAGGTGGTTTTCGTGTTCCCTACAAGCCCAAGAACTCATCTGTTCCCTTCGATGTGGGGACTTCAAAAACTTGAGAACCATGGAGCTCCGATGGGGTGCATTGTTCACTTGTTGTGATCGTGGACTTTTCATCGAGTTTTAGGGTGCTAGGGAGTTTTAGAACTTCTTCACGAAGCTTAGGGAAgagttttggagtgttttagacGTCGGGAAGCTCGGGTTAGGCAAGTTGCAAAGGTGGCCGGATTATCGAGACTTTTTCCGGCAAGTTTCCGTGAGTTTTAGGACCCAAAAGTGGTAAGGATGTGTTCCTTTCGtcataagcttcattttggtttaaatttcatgaattttggttgagaattggATGAGATAttaaggttcaaaattttcccaGACTTCGGCAATCGCAAAGGTCATCGGCGCCAAACTCaggcgaaccaaggaagaaggagaagaatatttcgtcaaagttgacggaatatgctaacggaGTCAGATATCTTTAATGGtatatgatgatttttaatggaatattccctaacgccgttagggattcCATTTGGCGTGCCAGGCACATGCCTGCGTGTGGCAGCGCGTGtgggtgtgccaggcacgtgtcTGCGCGTGTGGCCGTGCTTTTGCCAGCGCATGAAGGCACGTGGGACGtcagaaattttttctaaaaatatggggatgtttgtgGGGTTGAGTAGgccacgttggtatattcaaatacctcaTTTGAGAAGTTATTACCCAGTTTtagttatgtgcttaaaataacgtttaaatagttgtttcacatataggtgagacctatccagaGGAATAGCATAGTCAAGTGAGACTTGGGAGctacgacccttccacatatcagtgagtgggcttttggtttttagtatgtgtatatatatatatatatatatatatatatatatatatatatatatatatatatatacacttggtatttttcccagaaaacttaattaaatggttttatattttgaaatgcTATGTCAAATGCTCCCTATGTCAttagtatggttatatatattgttgcttgGCGCTacggacgctcaggtaagtttcaggtgagtatatTAATGGTAGTGAGTAATTGTGTTGAGATGCATTTAGAGATTGTTATCCtacacccagcctgtcgtacagaccacattaggtggttccgactcatgtgcaggatttgattgatgagttgtggacccagtcgtacaggtcactttgggtgactccggctggcatTCTATTTCATATTGttatttcacctggcttacttattttTGTGCTGAGATTTGACATGGTATATTTGTGGAATTGTTATTTCGAATATTGTTTTGAGATATAAACATGTATGTTATTTTCTaggaattatacaggttttacggcgaggggttactacttttgataagtgaaatgattttgaaaagctttgtttttgcctactcacactttctgttttgcgcccctccaggttttaggtaggagtGTTCATGATGGCTTGCGAGGATTCgtcggcggttctgacagattatcaccaatgtaggatcatctttggtattgtataattagtatttgtcctgctggactgcacttaggatACCTACACTCTGGTTATGTGTAGTCACACTTATTCTTGTCTTTCACCCTATCCTATCTAGTGTTTTAgtcagtttggtttttatttattcgcatttcTTTATATCGTTATTCTTCCGCATTGCGCACATGGCTATGTCatcctcacgtgacggccaacccGCCTTGattttaggtcggggtgtgtcattacaTCTCATGAATCATCGGCCCTAAAGGATCTTTGCTAATTAGatctaaaaatattataataaagcTATGAGTAGACATCAAGTACTCTTCCTAGCTTATTGGGAACCATAAGATTACACTGATCAATAAAAGTTAAACCTCATGTTACACAGAGATAATGTGAGAATAAAATCTCAAATCATATATTGGGACATAAAGTACAATGCCCATGGGTCGATCGGATCACATAATCACTGCCACGATCCCAGAACCCCAAGTGAAGTAGATCCAGCAAATCAAATAGTTCCACGCTTCACACATAGATCCAAAAGAGGTAACACATcaaaacgaaaattaaaaatcaagcAACTCTCGTATAGAGAGCAATCAAACTAGCAAACTCTCCTAAAGAGAGAAATCAAAACCAAACTTCAAGACAATTACTATAAATGAttagacaaaaacaaaataaaaggataaCACCATGTCATCGCTCCACATCTTCTAGACATCTGAAAGCCATATAATAGCACGGGCTAAATTTGTATTGTCGTTCTGGCTAAACCAATTCCGACGCAATCCGATATCTACCTTGACTTACAACTTTAACACTATATCGAGAGTGATAATTGGATCAAAACTTAGTATTTACTGTGTGCGTGGACCAAACACGACGACTATCACATCG of Malus sylvestris chromosome 6, drMalSylv7.2, whole genome shotgun sequence contains these proteins:
- the LOC126626083 gene encoding leucoanthocyanidin reductase-like isoform X2; this translates as MCGTTTPNVSDIVKHRTLIIGSTGFIGRFVAEASLHSGHPTYLLVRPGSVVGSSKSTTTIGYLQERGAIVLTGSIDDQDSMEKVLKEHKIEVVVSVVGGARILDQLILLEAIKAVGTVKRFLPSEFGHDIDRADPVEPGLTMYNEKRKVRRATEAAGIPYTYICCNSIAGWPYHDNIHPADVLPPLDRFHIYGDGTVKEMIIPQSIVASFTHDIFIKGCQVNYDIENPNDIEVCSLYPDTPFQTVEECFKDFATRVVVVNVPKVAEKSKSNDFIVVPNAKPEALVVAPASA
- the LOC126626083 gene encoding leucoanthocyanidin reductase-like isoform X1; this translates as MCGTTTPNVSDIVKHRTLIIGSTGFIGRFVAEASLHSGHPTYLLVRPGSVVGSSKSTTTIGYLQERGAIVLTGSIDDQDSMEKVLKEHKIEVVVSVVGGARILDQLILLEAIKAVGTVKRFLPSEFGHDIDRADPVEPGLTMYNEKRKVRRATEAAGIPYTYICCNSIAGWPYHDNIHPADVLPPLDRFHIYGDGTVKAYFVTGSDIGKFTMKTIGDVRTVNKSVHFRPQCNLLNINQLASLWEKSIGRTLPRLTVTEDDLLSAAKEMIIPQSIVASFTHDIFIKGCQVNYDIENPNDIEVCSLYPDTPFQTVEECFKDFATRVVVVNVPKVAEKSKSNDFIVVPNAKPEALVVAPASA